The following are encoded in a window of Roseimaritima ulvae genomic DNA:
- a CDS encoding YkgJ family cysteine cluster protein: MAGRSAKPWYHEGLRFECSGCGDCCSGEPGFVWVEPEEIAAMAEKMEMPVPEFEDKFVREESEGKSLIEYPDGDCIFLEPETRKCIVYEARPVQCRTWPFWNSNLTSKRAWKETCDVCPGSGVGKLYSLEQIEARRKEKDV; encoded by the coding sequence ATGGCCGGCCGAAGCGCAAAACCCTGGTATCACGAAGGCTTGCGGTTTGAATGCAGCGGCTGTGGCGATTGCTGCAGCGGCGAGCCGGGGTTTGTGTGGGTCGAGCCCGAGGAAATCGCCGCGATGGCGGAAAAGATGGAAATGCCCGTCCCGGAGTTCGAAGACAAATTCGTCCGTGAGGAAAGCGAGGGCAAGAGCCTGATCGAATACCCCGACGGCGATTGCATCTTCCTGGAACCGGAAACCCGCAAGTGCATCGTCTACGAAGCCCGACCCGTGCAATGCCGCACCTGGCCGTTTTGGAACAGCAACCTGACCAGCAAACGAGCTTGGAAAGAAACCTGCGACGTGTGTCCCGGCAGCGGGGTTGGTAAACTGTATTCGCTGGAGCAGATCGAAGCCCGTCGCAAAGAAAAAGACGTCTAG
- a CDS encoding aminotransferase class V-fold PLP-dependent enzyme, with the protein MLQRGHGPGAHATTYITTPRTPTITTPRHYLDNAATSWPKPPAVYEAVMQQMQAVGAAAGRGAYHDAVTSADVVQQTRAAIARLISAPSASCIAMAANGTAALNLAIQGIWPTPPPVAAHVVTTAAEHNSVLRPLQAMADRGGVELQTVPCDASGTVRAEQVLAAVRDDTQLVAVGHASNVTAAVQPIAAIGEALVDHPALLLCDAAQTFGYLPIDVQAWHVDLLASPGHKGGLGPLGTGFLYAAPHVQPRLTPSLWGGTGGNSDLLTMPDAFPQRLEAGNLNVPAIAGWLAGLRWLEQQPDPSQHLRVLSRRLDQGLEDLPGVRCLGVGHPLPLRSFVVAGLTPSDVGAILDAEFGVQVRTGLHCAALIHHSLDTQGEGTVRISAGHLTNEDDVAAALDAVARIAAEIHS; encoded by the coding sequence ATGCTACAACGGGGACACGGGCCAGGGGCCCATGCTACGACTTACATCACAACCCCACGGACACCCACGATCACCACACCACGCCATTACCTCGACAACGCGGCGACCAGCTGGCCGAAACCGCCAGCCGTTTACGAAGCCGTTATGCAGCAGATGCAAGCCGTCGGCGCGGCGGCCGGGCGGGGCGCCTATCACGACGCGGTCACTTCGGCCGACGTGGTCCAGCAAACTCGGGCGGCGATCGCGCGGCTGATTTCGGCTCCTTCGGCCAGTTGCATCGCCATGGCGGCCAACGGCACCGCCGCTCTGAACTTGGCCATTCAGGGCATCTGGCCGACGCCGCCCCCCGTCGCCGCTCACGTGGTGACCACTGCGGCCGAACATAACAGCGTGCTGCGGCCCTTGCAGGCGATGGCTGATCGCGGCGGCGTCGAACTGCAGACTGTGCCCTGTGATGCCAGCGGAACCGTGCGGGCCGAGCAAGTGCTGGCGGCGGTCCGTGACGACACGCAACTGGTGGCCGTCGGGCACGCTTCCAATGTCACCGCGGCGGTACAACCCATCGCCGCAATCGGAGAAGCTCTGGTCGATCACCCGGCTTTGCTATTGTGCGACGCCGCGCAAACCTTCGGCTATCTCCCCATCGACGTCCAAGCGTGGCACGTCGACCTGCTGGCGTCCCCCGGACACAAGGGCGGCCTGGGACCGCTGGGCACCGGATTCCTGTACGCGGCTCCGCATGTCCAACCCCGGCTGACCCCCAGCTTGTGGGGCGGCACCGGGGGGAACTCCGACCTGCTGACGATGCCCGATGCATTCCCTCAGCGTTTGGAAGCCGGCAATCTGAACGTGCCAGCGATCGCGGGTTGGCTGGCCGGCCTGCGGTGGTTGGAGCAGCAACCCGATCCGTCGCAGCACCTTCGCGTCCTCAGCCGTCGTTTGGATCAAGGCCTCGAAGACCTTCCCGGCGTGCGCTGCCTGGGCGTCGGCCACCCGCTGCCGCTGCGGAGCTTCGTGGTGGCTGGCTTAACGCCGTCGGATGTGGGTGCCATACTAGATGCAGAGTTCGGCGTGCAGGTCCGCACGGGCCTGCACTGTGCGGCGCTGATTCACCACTCGCTGGACACGCAAGGCGAAGGCACGGTGCGGATTAGTGCCGGGCATCTGACCAACGAGGACGATGTCGCCGCCGCGCTCGATGCGGTCGCAAGAATCGCAGCCGAAATTCACTCGTAG
- a CDS encoding molybdenum cofactor biosynthesis protein MoaE — protein MPTPDAPQPPVPTPQISVRLVDQPISLDELWGQIADEDCGAQLVFVGRTRRHTQSDETVAVTTELSYEAFRPMAVKELEKLLAEAAEKWPLRHLLGVHRLGDVPVGQASVAIALASPHRDACMQAMPWIMDQLKTRVPVWKQERFEDGSSEWIHP, from the coding sequence ATGCCTACTCCAGACGCCCCGCAGCCACCTGTGCCGACGCCCCAGATCTCCGTCCGCCTGGTCGACCAACCGATTTCTTTGGACGAACTATGGGGGCAAATCGCCGACGAGGACTGCGGCGCTCAATTGGTGTTTGTCGGCCGCACCCGACGTCACACCCAATCCGACGAAACCGTGGCGGTAACGACGGAATTATCTTACGAAGCGTTTCGGCCGATGGCGGTCAAGGAACTGGAAAAGCTGCTTGCCGAAGCCGCCGAAAAATGGCCGCTGCGACACCTGCTGGGGGTGCACCGACTGGGCGACGTCCCGGTCGGCCAAGCCAGCGTGGCGATCGCCCTGGCCAGCCCCCACCGTGACGCCTGCATGCAGGCCATGCCCTGGATTATGGACCAATTAAAAACACGCGTCCCGGTCTGGAAACAAGAACGGTTTGAGGACGGGAGCAGCGAGTGGATTCACCCGTAA
- a CDS encoding MoaD/ThiS family protein, translated as MHPQRTIRLFAGARQAVGQDSLSVAVADDASAEQILAAIAAAAPQLSGLLPACRLVADQSYLEPQQTVAPGAELALIPPVSGG; from the coding sequence ATGCACCCCCAACGAACCATCCGGTTGTTCGCCGGTGCTCGCCAAGCCGTCGGTCAGGATTCGCTGAGCGTCGCCGTCGCTGACGACGCTTCGGCGGAACAGATTCTGGCGGCCATCGCCGCCGCCGCACCGCAATTGTCGGGCTTGCTGCCGGCCTGCCGACTGGTCGCCGACCAGAGCTATCTGGAACCGCAGCAAACGGTGGCCCCGGGCGCTGAATTGGCGCTGATTCCACCGGTCAGCGGCGGGTGA
- the ilvC gene encoding ketol-acid reductoisomerase — MAATIYYEADADLSHLKGKTIAILGYGSQGHAQAQNLRDSGCNVIIGQRPGSANYDLAKDHGFEPMSIADAVKAADVINILLPDEVQGPVYQEAIKDNLSPGNILMCSHGFNLHFGQIEPPQGVDTLLVAPKGPGHLVRSEFEKGGGVPSLIALGDGASEATKQIGLAYAKGIGGTRGGVIETTIAEETETDLFGEQVVLCGGVSELVKAGFQTLVDAGYQPEMAYFECMHELKLIVDLFYEGGLSYMRYSISNTAEYGDYSSGPRIVTDETRAEMKKILEEIQNGTFARNWILENRAGTPGFKATRRRERALQIEEVGRNLRRMMTWIDEKEV; from the coding sequence ATGGCCGCCACGATTTACTACGAAGCCGATGCAGACCTGTCCCACTTGAAGGGCAAAACCATCGCGATTCTGGGTTACGGTTCGCAAGGACACGCCCAAGCCCAAAACCTCCGCGACAGCGGCTGCAACGTGATCATCGGGCAACGCCCCGGTTCGGCTAACTACGACTTGGCCAAAGACCACGGCTTCGAGCCGATGTCGATCGCCGACGCCGTCAAAGCCGCCGATGTGATCAACATCCTGCTGCCCGATGAAGTCCAAGGTCCGGTCTACCAGGAAGCCATCAAAGACAATCTGTCGCCGGGCAACATCCTGATGTGCTCGCACGGCTTTAACCTCCACTTCGGCCAGATCGAACCTCCGCAAGGCGTCGATACTCTGCTGGTCGCGCCCAAGGGGCCCGGCCACCTGGTGCGAAGCGAATTCGAAAAAGGCGGTGGCGTCCCGAGCCTGATCGCGTTGGGCGACGGCGCTTCGGAAGCTACCAAACAAATCGGTCTGGCTTACGCCAAAGGCATCGGCGGAACCCGTGGCGGCGTGATCGAAACCACCATCGCCGAAGAAACCGAAACCGATTTGTTCGGCGAGCAGGTCGTGCTGTGCGGTGGCGTGAGTGAACTGGTCAAAGCCGGTTTCCAAACGCTGGTCGACGCCGGCTACCAACCGGAAATGGCGTACTTCGAGTGCATGCACGAACTGAAGCTGATCGTGGACCTGTTCTACGAAGGCGGCCTCAGCTACATGCGTTATAGTATTTCCAATACCGCTGAATACGGCGACTACAGCAGCGGCCCGCGAATCGTTACCGACGAAACCCGCGCGGAAATGAAAAAGATCCTCGAAGAAATCCAAAACGGTACCTTCGCTCGCAACTGGATCCTGGAAAACCGCGCCGGCACCCCGGGTTTCAAAGCCACCCGCCGCCGCGAACGCGCTCTGCAGATCGAAGAAGTCGGTCGCAACCTGCGTCGCATGATGACCTGGATCGACGAAAAAGAAGTCTAG
- the ilvN gene encoding acetolactate synthase small subunit, with product MRHVVSALVQNVPGVLAHISGMLASRGYNIDSLAVGETEHHDLSRMTFVVVGGKDVLEQVRKQLEKIVTVVHVEDVSSRDYVERDLILLKVKAPAGNVRSEIRELVDIFRGRIVDVGPEEIMIEISGRENKIEAFVDRMRAYGITELVRTGRIAMVRSVAEAEPQELAEDAAAQAER from the coding sequence ATGCGACACGTCGTTTCAGCGCTCGTCCAAAACGTCCCCGGCGTTTTGGCTCACATTTCCGGAATGCTAGCCTCGCGGGGCTACAACATTGATTCGTTGGCGGTCGGTGAAACCGAGCACCACGATCTGTCGCGGATGACGTTTGTCGTCGTCGGCGGGAAAGACGTTCTGGAACAGGTCCGCAAGCAGCTGGAAAAGATTGTCACGGTCGTCCATGTGGAAGACGTCAGTTCGCGAGACTACGTCGAACGCGACCTGATATTGCTGAAAGTCAAGGCGCCGGCCGGCAACGTGCGCAGTGAGATTCGCGAATTGGTGGACATCTTCCGAGGCCGCATCGTGGATGTCGGCCCCGAAGAAATCATGATCGAAATCAGCGGCCGCGAAAACAAAATCGAAGCCTTTGTCGACCGCATGCGAGCCTACGGCATCACGGAACTGGTCCGCACCGGACGGATCGCCATGGTCCGCAGCGTGGCCGAAGCCGAGCCGCAAGAACTGGCCGAAGACGCGGCCGCCCAAGCCGAACGCTGA
- a CDS encoding segregation and condensation protein A has translation MAFRIELPAYRGPLDLLLYLVRRQELDITGLSLTRVVDQFVEYLDVLQELDLTGVGEFLDVASSLVELKSQAVLPAPPSEDDEAVVEDPQEELVQRLLEYKQVRDAASVLDEMSDRWQQRFPRMSDSLPPRQVDPGSQPIADLELWDLVSAFGRLMRESKGPPQTEVIYDDTPIHVYMQRIHEKLCTTERVALVDLLDSGMHKSALIGWFLAMLELTRHHGCAAEDDPESGDIVLIRGENFSADLNVNEVDNYDSATMAASNLPVAGR, from the coding sequence ATGGCATTTCGCATCGAATTACCGGCCTATCGCGGCCCCCTGGACTTGCTGCTGTACCTCGTACGGCGGCAGGAACTGGATATTACCGGGCTCTCGCTGACCCGTGTGGTCGACCAGTTCGTCGAGTACTTGGATGTTCTGCAGGAGCTGGATTTGACCGGGGTGGGCGAATTTCTGGATGTCGCCAGCTCGTTGGTGGAGCTGAAAAGCCAAGCCGTCTTGCCAGCTCCGCCCAGCGAAGATGACGAAGCGGTCGTCGAAGACCCGCAGGAAGAACTGGTCCAGCGGTTGCTGGAATACAAACAGGTTCGCGATGCCGCCAGCGTGTTGGACGAAATGAGCGACCGCTGGCAGCAGCGTTTTCCGCGGATGTCCGACAGCCTGCCGCCGCGCCAAGTCGATCCCGGCAGCCAACCCATTGCCGACCTGGAACTGTGGGACCTGGTCAGCGCTTTCGGCCGCCTGATGCGGGAATCCAAAGGCCCGCCGCAGACCGAAGTCATCTACGACGACACACCGATCCACGTCTACATGCAGCGGATTCACGAAAAACTGTGTACCACCGAGCGGGTCGCTTTGGTGGATTTACTGGACAGCGGAATGCACAAATCGGCCCTGATCGGCTGGTTCTTGGCCATGCTGGAGCTGACTCGTCACCATGGCTGCGCGGCTGAAGACGACCCTGAAAGCGGCGACATCGTGCTGATCCGCGGCGAAAACTTCTCGGCCGACCTGAACGTCAACGAGGTCGACAACTACGATTCCGCCACCATGGCCGCCAGCAACCTGCCGGTCGCCGGACGGTAG
- a CDS encoding family 16 glycoside hydrolase, producing MVSATTLAQAAEPLKVLLIDGQNNHKWKETTPLIQQTLEGSGRFTVDVATSPAKGGDMSTFQPKFADYDVVVSNYNGEMWSEATREAFEKYVAGGGGFVAVHAADNSFPQWDAYNRMIGLGGWGGRNQNSGPYVRWRDGKVVRDTQAGRGGSHGRRHPFLVIVRDASHPVTKGLPSSWMQAQDELYAELRGPAVNMHVLATAMSDKSTGGTGEHEPILMAINFGNGRVFHTTMGHDAEAMSGIAFQVTLQRGAEWAATGEVTLPAVDEQTLTSDAPAKRDPASIGDASAVDFSKPPALDAAGWVSIFNGKDLTGWSQKNGTATYRVEDGVVIGKTAVGSPNSFMCSDKEYGDFELTFEVKVDKGLNSGVQIRSCSLPDYKNGRVHGPQVEIESAPGESGYIYSEGTGRGWISKTQPIKDAYQNDQWNRYLVRAVGERLQVWVNGKKVEDLTDAESSQKGFFGLQVHGIGKDQGPYEVRWRDIQVRELPAE from the coding sequence ATGGTGTCCGCGACGACGCTGGCGCAGGCCGCCGAGCCGCTGAAGGTTCTGTTGATCGACGGACAAAACAACCATAAATGGAAAGAAACCACGCCGCTGATCCAACAAACGCTGGAAGGCAGTGGGCGGTTTACCGTCGATGTGGCCACCAGTCCGGCCAAGGGCGGCGATATGAGCACGTTCCAGCCCAAGTTTGCCGACTACGACGTGGTCGTATCCAATTACAACGGCGAGATGTGGAGCGAAGCGACTCGCGAGGCGTTCGAAAAATACGTGGCCGGCGGAGGCGGGTTCGTCGCCGTTCACGCCGCCGATAACTCCTTTCCCCAATGGGATGCCTACAACCGCATGATCGGCCTGGGCGGCTGGGGCGGTCGCAATCAGAACAGCGGCCCCTATGTGCGGTGGCGTGATGGCAAAGTCGTACGCGACACACAAGCCGGCCGCGGTGGCAGTCACGGCAGACGGCATCCGTTCCTGGTGATCGTCCGCGACGCCTCCCACCCGGTGACCAAGGGCCTGCCTTCGTCTTGGATGCAAGCTCAAGATGAACTGTATGCCGAACTTCGTGGCCCGGCCGTCAATATGCATGTGTTGGCAACCGCGATGAGCGACAAGTCGACCGGCGGGACGGGAGAACACGAACCGATTTTGATGGCGATCAACTTTGGCAACGGCCGCGTCTTCCACACCACGATGGGACACGACGCCGAAGCGATGAGCGGGATCGCATTTCAAGTCACGCTGCAACGCGGCGCCGAATGGGCCGCCACCGGCGAAGTCACCCTGCCCGCGGTCGACGAGCAAACTCTGACTTCCGACGCTCCGGCCAAACGCGACCCGGCGAGTATCGGTGATGCGTCGGCCGTCGACTTTAGCAAACCTCCGGCGCTCGACGCCGCCGGTTGGGTGAGCATCTTTAACGGCAAAGACCTGACCGGTTGGTCGCAAAAAAATGGCACCGCCACGTACCGCGTCGAAGACGGAGTCGTGATCGGCAAAACCGCCGTGGGCAGCCCCAACTCCTTCATGTGCTCCGATAAAGAATACGGCGACTTTGAATTAACTTTTGAAGTCAAAGTCGACAAAGGCTTGAACTCCGGCGTCCAGATCCGCTCCTGCAGCTTGCCCGATTACAAAAACGGTCGCGTGCATGGTCCTCAGGTGGAAATCGAATCCGCTCCTGGTGAATCCGGTTACATCTACAGCGAAGGCACCGGCCGCGGCTGGATCAGCAAAACCCAGCCGATCAAAGACGCTTACCAAAACGACCAATGGAATCGGTACTTGGTACGAGCCGTCGGCGAGCGACTGCAGGTCTGGGTCAACGGCAAGAAGGTCGAAGATCTGACCGACGCGGAATCCTCGCAAAAGGGCTTCTTCGGTCTGCAGGTCCACGGCATCGGTAAGGATCAGGGACCCTACGAAGTCCGCTGGCGCGACATTCAAGTCCGTGAGCTGCCGGCGGAGTAG
- a CDS encoding DUF1559 family PulG-like putative transporter, whose product MSRRLYGFTFSLLCLLATPAFAQPSPDGPAIDADVFPSAFIDQTTYLYIRIDPDKLHLPPASESGLVMSRQAQAAYAEATVRLERALEPLQRFANGQTLYATAAIPTYPNQPKLFVFRKSNAAEDLEALRQSLPIPKDFIIYRKLDYVVLSRQEDAGGDAASTPAVTRTATRDAFASIADAPIQIVVEPPEHVRRTVQELSPNLPPQLGGGSSELLTEGFQWLAMGIHLQTLQTEVVVQSSSPEAAQQLAAELPNIMRAGYKSFAPPSEAVPMPLVESLLAWLQPQAEGSQLRKQLNLSASSADNRALLANLAAQFEKSAHRGASDKRFKQVLLAMHNFHSANGQLPPLEKYLDENGKPYLSWRVHLLPYVGQAALYEKFHLDEPWDSPHNKPLLDELPNVYASSSLLPTATPLPPGHTTCVAPVGENTIFGQSKGIRFAQIIDGLSNTIAIVEVKPEAAVPWTAPQDYAFDPADPLSGIQMGPDGRWLSGRGDGSVSQLSGDLPAETVLRLFEINDGQAIELSK is encoded by the coding sequence ATGTCACGTCGCTTATATGGTTTCACATTCTCCTTGCTGTGCCTGCTGGCAACGCCCGCGTTTGCCCAACCGTCGCCGGACGGACCAGCCATTGATGCCGATGTCTTCCCCTCGGCTTTCATCGACCAAACCACGTATCTATACATTCGCATCGATCCCGACAAACTCCACCTACCGCCGGCAAGTGAAAGCGGTTTGGTGATGTCCCGCCAAGCTCAAGCCGCTTACGCCGAGGCGACCGTACGGCTTGAACGCGCCCTGGAACCGCTGCAGCGATTCGCCAACGGGCAAACGCTGTATGCCACGGCCGCCATTCCCACTTACCCAAACCAACCGAAACTGTTCGTGTTTCGCAAAAGCAACGCAGCGGAAGATCTCGAAGCACTCCGGCAATCGCTGCCCATCCCCAAAGACTTTATCATCTACCGCAAGCTAGACTATGTGGTGTTGAGCCGACAAGAAGATGCCGGCGGTGACGCGGCGTCGACGCCCGCTGTGACCCGGACCGCCACCCGAGACGCCTTCGCCTCCATCGCAGACGCTCCGATTCAAATAGTTGTTGAGCCACCCGAACATGTTCGCCGGACCGTGCAAGAGCTCTCGCCGAACTTGCCTCCACAACTGGGCGGTGGCTCCAGCGAACTGCTAACCGAAGGCTTTCAGTGGTTGGCGATGGGCATCCACTTGCAAACTCTGCAAACCGAAGTGGTCGTGCAGTCGAGTAGTCCTGAGGCGGCGCAGCAATTGGCCGCGGAATTACCCAACATCATGCGAGCCGGATACAAGTCCTTCGCTCCTCCCTCCGAGGCGGTCCCCATGCCATTGGTCGAATCTTTGTTGGCATGGCTGCAGCCGCAGGCTGAAGGTTCGCAATTGCGGAAGCAGCTAAACCTGTCGGCGAGTAGTGCCGACAACCGAGCTCTGCTGGCCAATCTAGCTGCCCAGTTCGAAAAGTCGGCACATCGAGGAGCAAGCGACAAGCGATTCAAGCAGGTGTTATTGGCGATGCACAATTTTCATAGTGCCAACGGACAGCTTCCACCGTTGGAAAAATACCTCGACGAGAACGGCAAACCGTATCTCAGCTGGCGAGTGCATTTGCTGCCCTATGTGGGGCAGGCGGCGTTGTATGAAAAATTTCACTTGGACGAACCCTGGGACAGCCCGCACAACAAGCCGCTGCTCGACGAACTACCCAACGTGTACGCCAGCAGCAGTCTGTTGCCGACCGCAACGCCCCTACCGCCGGGCCACACCACCTGTGTCGCTCCGGTTGGCGAAAACACGATCTTTGGTCAGAGCAAGGGGATCCGCTTTGCACAGATCATCGATGGGCTGAGCAATACGATCGCGATTGTCGAAGTCAAACCCGAGGCCGCGGTACCGTGGACCGCGCCGCAGGACTACGCGTTTGATCCCGCCGATCCGTTGTCGGGGATTCAGATGGGTCCCGACGGTCGCTGGCTGAGTGGCCGCGGCGACGGCAGCGTCAGCCAATTAAGCGGCGACCTGCCGGCCGAAACCGTGCTGCGGTTGTTCGAGATCAACGATGGTCAGGCGATTGAACTTAGCAAGTAG
- a CDS encoding RNA polymerase sigma factor, whose protein sequence is MSKIFDFLGNHALAGDLGYKQGILRRSRSPPMDTPTLQALIDSHGAALQLLARQWCDAPEDAVQEALIELLQQQPVPRTPAAWLYTVVRRRAMNLARAESRRRKHQRDAGLARSAWFVPDSTAEDTTAECQTALAGLPRQEREIVILRIWGEQTFAQIADVVQLPLSTVHRRYHTALASLESSLLCPQTSRPES, encoded by the coding sequence GTGTCGAAAATTTTTGATTTTCTGGGAAATCACGCTCTGGCCGGTGACCTTGGTTATAAACAGGGAATTCTTCGCCGGAGCCGCTCGCCGCCCATGGACACGCCGACACTGCAAGCGCTGATCGACTCGCATGGCGCCGCCCTGCAGTTGCTCGCTCGTCAGTGGTGCGACGCGCCCGAGGACGCCGTTCAGGAAGCTCTGATCGAACTGCTCCAGCAGCAGCCCGTGCCGCGTACTCCCGCAGCCTGGCTGTATACGGTGGTGCGGCGACGAGCGATGAACCTCGCCCGCGCCGAAAGCCGTCGCCGCAAACACCAGCGCGATGCCGGCCTCGCGCGCTCCGCTTGGTTCGTCCCTGACTCCACCGCTGAAGACACCACCGCCGAATGCCAGACCGCACTGGCCGGCTTGCCGCGTCAGGAACGTGAAATCGTGATCCTGCGAATTTGGGGCGAGCAAACGTTTGCGCAAATTGCCGATGTTGTGCAACTGCCGCTCAGCACGGTCCATCGCCGTTACCACACCGCTTTGGCATCCCTGGAATCCAGCCTCCTCTGCCCGCAAACCAGCAGGCCCGAATCATGA
- a CDS encoding IS1380 family transposase — protein MAQRKRKRPVLKRLRRQAVDFDFDGGTLTTDGGLLLLREVDRRLDLIRRLDQAIPDPRDPLHTVHPQAELLTSRIFAIAAGYEDGNDHDALRHDPAFQVAAGRVPAEHNYDGDHSPLASPSTHSRLENRIDTKTILRLNELLVDLFLESYEQPPEEIILDYDATDDTIHGNQEQRHFNGFYDGYCFLPLYVFCDDHLLVSHLRPSKVGAAHHARPITKLLIQKIRSRWPDVKIIIRGDSGFAIERLMRWCDKNDVGYVFGLQHNNVLDKQIACEMTQAQIRHGLYGGTQSVFKWFRYRTQKSWDCSRWVVGKAEYSSQGTNPRFVVTNLPSEEGIVDPTYRRVTIDGKRVRQLQDAGTLCSVAINPEEFYRTRYCPRGEMENRIKETQLGLFADRTSCSRFVANQFRLMLSSFAYVLLDGVRRLGLSDTKAARLRVDTIRLRLLKIAARVRVTSRRVVFHMASHCPSEALYEHVMQRLCRSD, from the coding sequence ATGGCACAGCGTAAACGAAAACGCCCCGTTTTGAAACGGCTCCGACGACAAGCGGTCGATTTTGATTTCGACGGCGGAACGCTGACCACCGATGGTGGCTTGCTGCTTCTGCGAGAGGTCGACCGAAGACTCGATTTGATTCGACGGCTCGATCAAGCCATCCCCGATCCTCGCGATCCGCTTCACACGGTCCACCCTCAAGCCGAACTGCTCACCTCCCGCATCTTTGCCATCGCCGCAGGTTACGAAGATGGCAACGACCACGACGCGCTGCGACACGACCCGGCGTTTCAAGTCGCTGCCGGGCGGGTTCCCGCGGAACACAATTACGACGGCGATCACTCCCCGCTGGCCAGCCCCTCAACGCACTCCCGATTAGAGAACAGGATCGACACCAAGACAATCTTGCGGTTGAACGAGCTCCTTGTGGACCTGTTTCTGGAAAGCTATGAGCAACCGCCCGAAGAAATCATCTTGGACTACGATGCCACCGACGACACGATCCACGGAAATCAAGAGCAACGGCATTTCAACGGCTTTTATGATGGCTACTGCTTTCTTCCCCTGTATGTTTTCTGTGACGACCACCTGTTGGTTTCGCACCTTCGCCCCAGCAAAGTCGGGGCCGCCCATCATGCTCGGCCGATTACCAAATTGCTGATCCAGAAGATCCGCTCCCGCTGGCCCGATGTGAAAATCATCATTCGCGGCGACAGCGGATTTGCCATCGAACGCTTGATGCGTTGGTGTGATAAAAACGATGTCGGATACGTCTTTGGCTTGCAGCACAACAACGTTTTAGACAAGCAAATCGCTTGCGAAATGACGCAAGCCCAGATTCGCCACGGACTCTATGGGGGCACGCAGTCCGTCTTCAAGTGGTTTCGCTACCGCACACAAAAATCTTGGGATTGCAGTCGCTGGGTCGTGGGTAAGGCGGAATATAGCAGCCAGGGCACCAACCCGCGTTTCGTGGTCACGAATCTCCCCAGTGAGGAAGGCATCGTTGATCCGACTTATCGTCGCGTTACTATCGACGGCAAGCGGGTGCGGCAGTTGCAGGATGCGGGAACGCTTTGCTCGGTGGCTATTAATCCGGAAGAGTTCTACCGCACACGCTACTGCCCGCGCGGCGAGATGGAGAACCGGATCAAGGAGACACAATTGGGGCTGTTTGCCGACCGCACCAGTTGTAGCAGGTTCGTGGCCAACCAGTTCCGCTTGATGCTTTCGTCCTTTGCATACGTGTTGCTCGATGGCGTGCGTCGCCTGGGACTTTCTGACACGAAGGCAGCACGCCTGCGCGTCGATACCATCCGTCTGCGGCTTCTCAAGATCGCCGCTCGCGTTCGGGTGACCAGCCGCCGTGTGGTCTTTCACATGGCGAGCCATTGTCCCTCCGAAGCTCTGTACGAGCACGTCATGCAGCGTCTGTGCCGCAGCGATTAA
- a CDS encoding ExbD/TolR family protein, translating into MRAVTAKRHGGLELKMTPMIDVVFLLLVFFLWTSSFNEPEFDLPSALATDSKAAAESRGPTDQPAEMFDEIIVEVAGPQDLKLNGQRIETLAQLEQRFIQIAELGAQPSVIIDPTEATEIGRAIRVYDTARAAGFERVLFAAKAP; encoded by the coding sequence ATGCGTGCGGTAACAGCCAAACGACACGGCGGGCTGGAACTCAAAATGACGCCGATGATCGACGTCGTCTTTCTGCTGCTGGTGTTCTTTCTCTGGACCAGCAGCTTCAATGAGCCGGAATTTGATTTGCCCAGCGCTCTGGCGACCGATAGCAAAGCCGCTGCGGAAAGTCGCGGCCCCACGGATCAGCCGGCGGAAATGTTCGACGAAATTATCGTCGAAGTTGCCGGCCCCCAGGACCTCAAGCTGAACGGCCAAAGGATCGAAACCCTGGCCCAGCTCGAGCAGCGATTCATCCAGATCGCCGAACTGGGAGCCCAGCCCAGCGTGATCATTGACCCTACCGAAGCCACCGAGATCGGTCGCGCGATTCGGGTCTACGACACGGCCCGAGCCGCCGGCTTCGAACGCGTGCTGTTCGCCGCCAAAGCCCCGTAG